In Harmonia axyridis chromosome 6, icHarAxyr1.1, whole genome shotgun sequence, a single window of DNA contains:
- the LOC123683185 gene encoding uncharacterized protein LOC123683185, with translation MYLATPTESRFTIDGIISHLMERMVDPKPKYSHMLFPPLEKCLYHHIKCELHNHGPEFLKGIVLIGTALERSDNIQLISTLLDLGCNVNSTDGRSRNILHRLALKCFRSRHLRVAELMIRRGININAIDDFDRTPLEYAVAQNNEELVRCLLRNGATKVFVKYQNIAHYAVEMKSISCLHAIIKYYLFRKFQGKEVDETIMNYITSEISEHFHICLNDLESLKQNMEYTNVSLYDILFKPEEEVVKYFRNKNVVSEVRGKIMEKFEFRFISRKEQA, from the exons ATGTATCTAGCTACCCCCACCGAGAGCAGGTTTACGATTGATGGAATTATATCACATTTGATGGAACGTATGGTTGATCCCAAGCCAAAATATTCTCATATGCTCTTTCCACCTTTAGAAAAATGTCTGTATCACCACATTAAGTGTGAACTGCATAACCACGGACCAGAGTTTTTAAAAGGAATTGTTCTTATAGGAACTGCCCTCGAACGATCAGACAACATTCAGCTGATAAGTACGCTTTTAGATTTAGGCTGCAATGTAAATAGCACGGACGGAAGATCACGGAATATTCTACACCGATTGGCCCTTAAGTGTTTCCGTTCTAGACATCTACGAGTAGCAGAGCTGATGATCAGACGAGGAATTAACATAAACGCGATCGATGATTTTGATCGGACGCCCCTGGAATATGCAGTTGCTCAAAATAATGAAGAACTGGTGCGTTGTCTCCTGAGAAATGGAGCAACAAAGGTTTTTGTCAAGTATCAGAATATTGCACATTATGCGGTCGAGATGAAAAGTATATCATGCCTTCATGCCattatcaaatattatttatttagaaaatttcaaggaaaGGAAGTGGACGAAACTATTATGAATTATATCACAAGCGAGATTAGCGAACATTTTCACATTTGTTTGAATGATTTAGAATCTCTCAAGCAGAATATGGAATATACGAATGTGTCGCTGTACGATATTCTCTTCAAACCTGAAGAAGAAGTGGTGAAGTACTTCAGAAACAAGAACGTTGTATCAGAGGTTCGGGGAAAGatcatggaaaaatttgagttcAG ATTCATCTCAAGGAAAGAACAGGCGTAA
- the LOC123683183 gene encoding uncharacterized protein LOC123683183, protein MQVLKVLKLSTKFVALVTCRRLLSNNSVKMDSSSSSSDSEPGNIETGYIPIETWITRREEDEEIHSAVSSGDADSIFSAIMYLATDSRFWISGIISHLMGRMVNPKPKYSHMLFSPLEKCLYHHINCELHNHGPEVLKGIVLMGTAIERPENIQLISTLLDLGCNINSKDERSRNILHRLALKYFPSRPYLQVAELMVKRGININAINDYDQTPLEYAVAQNNEELVRFLLRNGPTRVFVKYQNIAHYALEKKSISCLHAIIKFYLVRKFQGKEVDENIMIYISKEISEHFHICLDDFESLRQNIEYTNVSLFDILFKREEDVVKYFRNKNVVSEVRRKIMEKFEFSYELAEILDNALDRISVGDSSQENSRRKKHAPWED, encoded by the exons ATGCAGGTACTAAAAGTTTTGAAGCTCAGTACAAAATTTGTTGCATTGGTTACTTGTCGGCGCCTTCTCTCGAACAATAGTGTCAAAATGGATTCTTCTTCATCCTCCAGTGATTCT GAACCTGGAAACATAGAGACAGGTTACATTCCAATTGAGACATGGATAACCCGCAGAGAAGAGGATGAGGAAATTCACTCTGCTGTGTCTTCAGGAGATGCGGATAGTATATTTAGTGCAATTATGTATCTAGCTACCGACAGCAGGTTTTGGATTAGTGGAATTATATCACATTTGATGGGTCGTATGGTTAATCCCAAGCCAAAATATTCTCATATGCTCTTTTCACCTTTAGAAAAATGTCTGTATCACCACATAAACTGTGAACTGCATAACCACGGACCGGAGGTGTTGAAAGGAATTGTTCTTATGGGAACTGCTATCGAACGACCAGAAAATATTCAGCTGATAAGTACGCTTTTAGATTTGGGCTGCAATATAAATAGCAAGGACGAAAGATCACGGAATATTCTACACCGATTGGCCCTTAAGTATTTCCCTTCTAGACCTTATCTGCAAGTAGCAGAGCTGATGGTTAAACGAGGAATTAATATAAACGCGATAAATGATTATGATCAGACTCCTTTGGAATATGCAGTTGCGCAAAATAATGAAGAACTGGTGCGCTTTCTTCTGAGAAATGGACCAACAAGGGTATTTGTCAAATATCAGAATATTGCACATTATGCGCTCGAGAAGAAAAGTATATCATGTCTTCATGCcattatcaaattttatttagttagaaaatttcaaggaaaGGAAGTGGACGAAAATATTATGATTTATATCTCAAAGGAGATTAGCGAACATTTTCACATTTGTTTGGATGATTTTGAATCTCTCAGGCAGAATATTGAATATACGAATGTGTCGCTATTCGATATTCTCTTCAAACGTGAAGAAGATGTGGTAAAGTACTTCAGAAACAAGAACGTTGTATCAGAGGTTCGGcgaaaaataatggaaaaatttgagttcAGTTATGAGCTTGCAGAAATTCTGGATAATGCTCTAGATAGAATATCTGTTGGAGATTCATCTCAAGAAAATAGCAGGCGTAAGAAACATGCTCCATGGGAGGATTGA